The sequence ataataccttcataattcaaaaaaagtacataaattttctgtcgatggctataccaacgtaatatcgcataatactgcataataccttcataattcaaaaaaagtacttaaattttctgtcgatggccataacaacgtaatatcgcataatactgcataataccttcataattcataaaaaacacataaattttctgtcgatggccataccaacgtaatatcgcataatactgcataatactgcataataccttcataattcaaaaaaagtacataaattttctgtcgatggccataacaacgtaatatcgcataatactgcataataccttcataatactctctgtcgttacataaaaaatacaaaaattttctgtcgatggccataccaacgtaatatcgcataatactgcataatactgcataataccttcataattcataaaaaacacataaattttctgtcgatggccataccaacgtaatatcgcataatactgcataatactgcataataccttcataattcaaaaaaagtacataaattttctgtcgatggctataccaacgtaatatcgcataatactgcataataccttcataattcaaaaaaagtacttaaattttctgtcgatggccataacaacgtaatatcgcataatactgcataataccttcataattcaaaaaaagtacttaaattttctgtcgatggccataacaacgtaatatcgcataatactgcataatactgcataatacctttataattcaaaaaaagtacataaattttctgtcgatggccataacaacgtaatatcgcataatactgcataataccttcataattcaaaaaaagtacttaaattttctgtcgatggccataccaacgtaatatcgcataatactgcataatactgcataataccttcataattcataaaaaacacataaattttctgtcgatggccataccaacgtaatatcgcataatactgcataatactgcataatactgcataatacctttataattcaaaaaaagtacttaaattttctgtcgatggccataacaacgtaatatcgcataatactgcataataccttcataattcataaaaaacacataaattttctgtcgatggccataccaacgtaatatcgcataatactgcataatactgcataataccttcataattcataaaaaacacataaattttctgtcgatggccataccaacgtaatatcgcataatactgcataatactgcataatacctttataattcaaaaaaagtacttaaattttctgtcgatggccataccaacgtaatatcgcataatactgcataatactgcataataccttcataattcataaaaaacacataaattttctgtcgatggccataccaacgtaatatcgcataatactgcataatactgcataatacttttataattcaaaaaaagtacttaaattttctgtcgatggccataacaacgtaatatcgcataatactgcataataccttcataattcataaaaaacacataaattttctgtcgatggccataccaacgtaatatcgcataatactgcataataccttcataatactctctgtcgttacataaaaaatacaaaaattttctgtcgatggccataccaacgtaatatcacataatactgcataatactgcataatacctttataattcataaaaattacataaattttctgtcgatggccataccaacgtaatatcgcataatactgcataataccttcataatactctctgtcgttccataaaaaatacatattttttctgtcgatggccataccaacgtaatatcgcataatactgcataataccttcataattcataaaaaatacataaattttctgtcgatggccataccaaagtaatatcgcataatactgcataataccttcataatactctctatcgttccataaaaaatacaaattttttttgtcgatGGCCATAGCAACGTAATATCACAGAATacagcataataccttcataatactctcaatcgttccataataatattatatttttctgtcaataatccataaccaacgtaatatcgcataatattgcatattacccttataatactctctatcgctacataacaaatgcatttttttgtagataggctataaccaacgtaatatgccACATTATTCCGCAGTAGAAACAAGTGTTCTCCCTGGAAATGACGTATCAAAATTTCTAAAGTAGACCAATTAATGCAAAGTGATcacatattgaaaaaaacaacaattgagGTTGAGTATACATCCATTTACCAATAGAAATGATATTATGGCAAAATACTCTTCTGCGAAATGATACATCAAAAGTCCTACATTAAAAGTCCTCAAGCACgccaatcaagagaagactttaTACTTTAAACTAAACAAACACTGATGTTGAATACACGTCAATACACAAAGAGACACTATATTTTGGACAAGTACTTTGCcgcgatataaaaaaatgaaagttctaAAGCAGACTAATCAATGTGTAGACTTTACACTGTAATTGAACAAATAttgaggttggatacacatccatcCACCAATAGAAGTCATATTTGACTAAATACCCTCCAAGAAAATGACACATCAAAAGTCCCAAAGCAGACCAATCGAAGGAAAAACTATTCACTATAAACCAAACCAACACTGATGTTGGATAACAATCCATTCACAAATAGACACTATACTTTGGACGAATACGCTTTCGCGAAAAGATGAAGCACgccaatcaagagaagactttaCGCCTTAAATTAAACATTCAGTGAGGTTGGGTGCACATCTATGCACCAATAGAAACAATATTCTGGACAAATACCCCTCGCAAATGACACAGTAAAAGTCTTAAGCCGTTAGATTTGAGGAAAGATGTATAGTATGCACTAAAAAGGCGGTTTTGTTCTATATACACATGCAATAGAGACGACAGTGACAGCTTGGATaagactatttaaaaaatgacctaaTAGATCTATTCAAATAAAGCCTCCCTAAACCAGTAAGTAAATGGGATATTCCAcaatacatggctaaaaaacaacCTGGATGAAAGTAAAGGTCGAAATCCtagcagaaaaattaaaagaagtctGTAAATGTGAGACACATCCATACGTCATTTAAGGTAACACTTTTAGAAGTTGAGGTATGTGCAAAATAAGATCTGAGATattttaaaagaccaatcaaagagaaaattttatacTTTACCCTGCACAAACACTTATGCTGGAAAtacatccatacacaaatagaAACAATTTTATGGAGAAATACCCTCCCTGGAAATGACGCATCAACAGTCCTAAAGCAGACCAATCAATGCGAAAGCTTTACAATATAAACCAATCTGAGGGAACACGTTGCACTATAGAGGTATTGAGGTAGGATACAAATACATCCACTAATAGAACAgatattttgacaaaataccAAAACTGCATTCTGGACAAATATTCTGTAgcgaaaaaacatattaaaagtctTAAGGCAGACCAATCTGACGACAGACGTTATAGTATACACTGAACAAGCAGTAGTGCTTTATACCCATTGATTCATCTATAGAAACAATCTCTTGGACAATTACTCTTCTCTGAATAGCATGTTAGATGTCCTAAAGCAGACCAATCAAAGAAAGTGGTTGCAACCTTaacggttatttttatagtataAGACCACTGAGGTTGAATACATATCTATACACCAATAGAAAGATATGTTCCAATAATAGATGCTAAACAGCAGTTAGTATTCTGTACCCATCGATACAACACCAAAAACAATATTATAGACAAATGCCATCTCGTGAAATGACATATTAAAAGTCTCAAAGCATGTCGATCTTAGGGAAGTCGTCAAACAATACATTGAACAGACAGCAGTGTGCTATACCCACTCATACTTCATTAGAAGCGATTCTATGTTCATTCGAACTGACATTATTAGATGTCCTAAAACATGACAATCCGAGGGAAGACGATATACTATACATTAAACAAGTGGTATTATTCTATACTTATCCATACACCAAGAGATACGATGTTCTGGACAAATACCTTCCTGCGTAATGACACATCAAAGGTCCGAAACCAGACCAATACACTACACAATATAGAATCTTAGATCCTTTAAAAGGGCAAATAAATTCAAAGGAAAACCATCTTCTGGTCAGTAATAAAGCAGAAATGCTGGACCCATTcataagtcaatgaaaaggaAATTTTGCGAGAATTTTTAGCTCCATTGAAATATTAGATGCCCTAGCAGAAcaagacaaataaaatatatgtacgaTACAGTAGACAAGCAGAGGTGGAATATACCCTTGCATACATCACTAGAAAGATACTTTTAAGAAATATCGCGTGCGAAGAAGATAACGTTCTAGCAGACCATTTGAAGTAAATCTTTACTTTTGCAAAAAGGCAAATCGGATACCCATTCATAGCTACATCACTAAAGAGATATTCTGCGAAAGTAACCAAACGcggaaaaaagtattaaatgcTCAAGCACAATAATTTAGTGCCCTAACATCATAACTTCCCTTGTGTTaggttataaattataaaacttgGTATGGATGATATCTGTCacatgacaattaaaaatcatgATTCAAATGCTGACTTTGTCAGAATTTCTTTGCGGACGTCAGCATTATTTCTCTTGCATTTGTGTAGCTTAtgatagatttttattattttttttgtaaatattgacaaaaataatgttaattttaataattatataaacattttagctATATATGCACACCACCTGGCgaaattgtcaaaaagagaaTAAGAGCCCTGGGGGGTTGGATATCATATCTGAGAGCGCTAGGCCAACCAGAATGCCTAAAATCCCGTATTTCCCGCTTTGCAAAATCTAGACGATTAAAATAGAAGCGTCCGGTCACGTGGTCGATATAAGCCAATAAAAACGTCAGTCAAAGATTTTCACGATCCCGAACCTGCCCGAAATGCACTTTGCTGTATTATGcggaagatgctttatccaaaatgccatTCCGTGGTTTAAAATTAACTCTTATTCAAAATACTTCGGCATTAAATATGGCTTCCTTTAACCGCACTTATTACCCAGATCCCCGATTTACCCAGATTTTATTGTGGAAGTAGAATTTTAGGTAAAACAGGAAATGTTGAATGATGATGTGTTTTTTTGgaagaaatttatttacattttttacaaaaccaTTTCCTTCGTGACAAAGCTTGGACATTTGCAATGTTTGCACATTTATCGTGAAACCACTCCATGCACTTTGAACATTCCACCATTTCATCGTCCGTATTGTATGGCATACGGCAATCGCAATATATTTCTACCAAATTTGTTTTTTCGGCCTTAAAGTTCTCTTTCTTGCACGTAGCTTACTTGGAAAGGGAGTCATTTGACCAGCATCTAGACATGACAGAAGGTGTGGACGAAGAGAATCATTGCCATATATCTTATCGCATGCGTGTTCACCGAATGCTAATGATGTAGCAAAAGCAATCGAAAACAGGCCGCAGTCAACTCCATTTTTCTGTTGCTGAACAGGCATAACATCGATAACAAGTTCTTCTGATTGGCAGTAAGAAAAGGCGGCGATTTGATTTGCAACATCTACGGAAACGTTTCCACTTGTCAAGCTATCAAAAATTTGGCAATACCTGTTGTTGACATTTGCCACGCATATCCAGTGCAAAGAACCAGCATGAAGCAACTGGATGTAATTTTCTTCGTATTTCACGATGTCAAAACTTTGCGTCTTCCCAACAACCGTGTCTTGAAATCCTCCTATGGTTGGGAATTGTGACACCAAAAGACTCTGTGCGATGTTTATTGACTCGTCAGTTAACATTTGTTTGTTAACAATGGCGCTTCTTTCTTCTTTAGAGAAAAGTAACTTCCTTCTTTTCGGCAAAGGAGTGTCACACTCAGACACATGTGTTATCATAACTTCGTCATCTTCAGGAGTGTTTTCATCCTGTGGTAGTTAGATAGATGAGCAGAAAATGGTCAGACTAAAACGGCAAAACGAGTAATGGAAAAATAAATTCGCTTACTTTGAAATCTGGGAAAAAGGCGATGTCACGAATTATGATTTTTGCTGGACAACCAAGTTTTTTCGAATTTTGAACCATAAACCGAGCCTTACACTGTATACCTTGCGATGTGTTTATTATAACTTAAAATTCACCAGCAACTCCGAATgatttatctttttgataaacagAGAAATGGGATAATGATTTTATCTCGAGATTTCTAACTGCTGCATCGACATTTTCCATggattcgaatatatatttctgtttttctttacaATCTACAAAGTATCCggtggaaaaaaattttcgattttgatttatttctagcttttattttttctttataatatccaagaataataaaaaaaaatttgacaacTTATCATCTAGATTTTCATtattcgttttatttatttccattaTTGAACGATGATTACAGTTCGaaaggttttattttagttgaaaacTTCAACGGTATACAAAATCTCAAAAACACGTGCGTGTGCCTCCAGCAGGCTTTTTCCGCGAACTCCTGCTAAATGCGCACCCAATGCATTTCGGTGTATTACGCAACAAAACGTCATATTTGAATGACGTAattctaataataatttaagtttaaaaccacggaatggcattttggataaagcatcttccgTATTATGCGGGgaacgacttcatttagcaccgggctaagtggtcccgacacacgacgtacaacataactagtacccttcatactttatcgatattaaaagtccgacagacgttcagtcatacttctccaaccaaatggacccgacaaatgaaaccgcattatccgacatcctctctatataacaaatacatattttttctgtcaataatccataaccaacgtaatatcgcataatactgcataatactgcataataccttcataattcaaaaaaagtacataaattttctgtcgatggccataacaacgtaatatcgcataatactgcataataccttcataattcataaaaaacacataaattttctgtcgatggccataccaacgtaatatcgcataatactgcataatactgcataataccttcataattcaaaaaaagtacataaattttctgtcgatggctataccaacgtaatatcgcataatactgcataataccttcataattcaaaaaaagtacttaaattttctgtcgatggccataacaacgtaatatcgcataatactgcataataccttcataattcataaaaaacacataaattttctgtcgatggccataccaacgtaatatcgcataatactgcataatactgcataataccttcataattcaaaaaaagtacataaattttctgtcgatggccataacaacgtaatatcgcataatactgcataataccttcataatactctctgtcgttacataaaaaatacaaaaattttctgtcgatggccataccaacgtaatatcgcataatactgcataatactgcataataccttcataattcataaaaaacacataaattttctgtcgatggccataccaacgtaatatcgcataatactgcataatactgcataataccttcataattcaaaaaaagtacataaattttctgtcgatggctataccaacgtaatatcgcataatactgcataataccttcataattcaaaaaaagtacttaaattttctgtcgatggccataacaacgtaatatcgcataatactgcataataccttcataattcaaaaaaagtacttaaattttctgtcgatggccataacaacgtaatatcgcataatactgcataatactgcataatacctttataattcaaaaaaagtacataaattttctgtcgatggccataacaacgtaatatcgcataatactgcataataccttcataattcaaaaaaagtacttaaattttctgtcgatggccataccaacgtaatatcgcataatactgcataatactgcataataccttcataattcataaaaaacacataaattttctgtcgatggccataccaacgtaatatcgcataatactgcataatactgcataatactgcataatacctttataattcaaaaaaagtacttaaattttctgtcgatggccataacaacgtaatatcgcataatactgcataataccttcataattcataaaaaacacataaattttctgtcgatggccataccaacgtaatatcgcataatactgcataatactgcataataccttcataattcataaaaaacacataaattttctgtcgatggccataccaacgtaatatcgcataatactgcataatactgcataatacctttataattcaaaaaaagtacttaaattttctgtcgatggccataccaacgtaatatcgcataatactgcataatactgcataataccttcataattcataaaaaacacataaattttctgtcgatggccataccaacgtaatatcgcataatactgcataatactgcataatacttttataattcaaaaaaagtacttaaattttctgtcgatggccataacaacgtaatatcgcataatactgcataataccttcataattcataaaaaacacataaattttctgtcgatggccataccaacgtaatatcgcataatactgcataataccttcataatactctctgtcgttacataaaaaatacaaaaattttctgtcgatggccataccaacgtaatatcacataatactgcataatactgcataatacctttataattcataaaaattacataaattttctgtcgatggccataccaacgtaatatcgcataatactgcataataccttcataatactctctgtcgttccataaaaaatacatattttttctgtcgatggccataccaacgtaatatcgcataatactgcataataccttcataattcataaaaaatacataaattttctgtcgatggccataccaaagtaatatcgcataatactgcataataccttcataatactctctatcgttccataaaaaatacaaattttttttgtcgatggccataccaacgtaatatcacaGAATacagcataataccttcataatactctcaatcgttccataataatattatatttttctgtcaataatccataaccaacgtaatatcgcataatattgcatattacccttataatactctctatcgctacataacaaatgcatttttttgtagataggctataaccaacgtaatatgccACATTATTCCGCAGTAGAAACAAGTGTTCTCCCTGGAAATGACGTATCAAAATTTCTAAAGTAGACCAATTAATGCAAAGTGATcacatattgaaaaaaacaacaattgagGTTGAGTATACATCCATTTACCAATAGAAATGATATTATGGCAAAATACTCTTCTGCGAAATGATACATCAAAAGTCCTACATTAAAAGTCCTCAAGCACgccaatcaagagaagactttaTACTTTAAACTAAACAAACACTGATGTTGAATACACGTCAATACACAAAGAGACACTATATTTTGGACAAGTACTTTGCcgcgatataaaaaaatgaaagttctaAAGCAGACTAATCAATGTGTAGACTTTACACTGTAATTGAACAAATAttgaggttggatacacatccatcCACCAATAGAAGTCATATTTGACTAAATACCCTCCAAGAAAATGACACATCAAAAGTCCCAAAGCAGACCAATCGAAGGAAAAACTATTCACTATAAACCAAACCAACACTGATGTTGGATAACAATCCATTCACAAATAGACACTATACTTTGGACGAATACGCTTTCGCGAAAAGATGAAGCACgccaatcaagagaagactttaCGCCTTAAATTAAACATTCAGTGAGGTTGGGTGCACATCTATGCACCAATAGAAACAATATTCTGGACAAATACCCCCTCGCAAATGACACAGTAAAAGTCTTAAGCCGTTAGATTTGAGGAAAGATGTATAGTATGCACTAAAAAGGCGGTTTTGTTCTATATACACATGCAATAGAGACGACAGTGACAGCTTGGATaagactatttaaaaaatgacctaaTAGATCTATTCAAATAAAGCCTCCCTAAACCAGTAAGTAAATGGGATATTCCAcaatacatggctaaaaaacaacCTGGATGAAAGTAAAGGTCGAAATCCtagcagaaaaattaaaagaagtctGTAAATGTGAGACACATCCATACGTCATTTAAGGTAACACTTTTAGAAGTTGAGGTATGTGCAAAATAAGATCTGAGATattttaaaagaccaatcaaagagaaaattttatacTTTACCCTGCACAAACACTTATGCTGGAAAtacatccatacacaaatagaAACAATTTTATGGAGAAATACCCTCCCTGGAAATGACGCATCAACAGTCCTAAAGCAGACCAATCAATGCGAAAGCTTTACAATATAAACCAATCTGAGGGAACACGTTGCACTATAGAGGTATTGAGGTAGGATACAAATACATCCACTAATAGAACAgatattttgacaaaataccAAAACTGCATTCTGGACAA is a genomic window of Hydractinia symbiolongicarpus strain clone_291-10 chromosome 14, HSymV2.1, whole genome shotgun sequence containing:
- the LOC130625987 gene encoding uncharacterized protein LOC130625987, which codes for MITHVSECDTPLPKRRKLLFSKEERSAIVNKQMLTDESINIAQSLLVSQFPTIGGFQDTVVGKTQSFDIVKYEENYIQLLHAGSLHWICVANVNNRYCQIFDSLTSGNVSVDVANQIAAFSYCQSEELVIDVMPVQQQKNGVDCGLFSIAFATSLAFGEHACDKIYGNDSLRPHLLSCLDAGQMTPFPSKLRARKRTLRPKKQIW